DNA sequence from the Streptomyces cinnabarinus genome:
GGCCTCGCGCTGGCCGGGCTGCCCGATCGACCCGGACCGGGTCACCGAAGTGTTCACGCCGCTGACCCAGAAGCTGTCGGTGACCCATATCGACTCCGACCCGACGCTCCCCGACTACGGCGACTCGGGGATGGTGCTGCTGACGGGCGTGGCCCGGTGAACCCCGGGCACGGCGAAGGCCCCACCGGTGGTGCGTCCGGTGGGGCCTTCTGTCCTGGGGTCAGCGGGTGGCGCGGGGGCGGAAGCGCCGGTAGAGGGCGGCGCCGCCGACGATGAGGGCCGCGCCGCCCGCGACGGCGGGCAGGGTGTGGTCCGCTCCGGTGTGGGCGAGCGAGGGCCCGGGGGTGTGCGGGACGGGCGCCGTGGGCTTCGGGTCGGGCTCGGCGCGGGGCGGCCGGGGTGCCGGCTTCCCGGGACGCCCGGGTCGGACCGGACGCTCCTCCGGGGCATTCACCGACTCGTTGCCGACGGCCGGGTTGCCGATGCCGACCACGTTCACGCTGTTCCCGCTGACGTTCACCGGGACATCGACCGGCAACTGCACGCCGTTACCGGAGAGCACACCGGGCGAATCCTTTCCGCCGCCCTCGGCGGACGCCCCGGCCGGTGCGCCCCGCTCCTCGCCCGCGCTCTCATTGGCGCAGGTGTTGCCCGCGGCCGGGTTGAGCAGCCCCACCACGTTCACGGTGTTCCCGCACACGTTCACCGGTACATGCACCGGGAGCTGGACGGTGTTGCCGGAGATCACCCCGGGCGAGCCGGCCGCGGCGCCGTCCGCCCCGGAGTCGGCGTGCGCGGGCATCGTCACGGCCATCGCGCCGGATGCGGCGGCGACGGCGATCACACCGTTTCGGGTAACCCTTCGCATAGGTTCCCTGCCTTCCAGACATGGACGCGGGCACTCGCCCGCACCGGATAGAACGCGGGCGAACCATCAGAGTTATGGCTAATCGGCCTTTCACCCCATCGAGCGGCACTGTTATCGAACTGGCGGCAAAGTGCCCCGTATGCGGATGCAGACGCCGGTATGCACATGCAGCGGGCGGCTGCGGATCGTAACCCCGGCCAGCCCGCCCCGCTCGCCCGGAGGCGGACGTTCCGGGGGCCGCATATCGTGATCGAGGGCGCCGGATCCCGGTCCGCCGACGGGCGCCTTGGAGGCCTGCATGCCGGTCAAGCAGTCGAAGCGGCCCGCCCTGCGGCGCTGCGCGATCGTCGCGGCGATGGCGCTGCCGCTGCTGGGACCGGGACTGCCCACGGCGGACGACGAGCCCGATCTGACGCGGTTCTACCGGCAGAAGGTGTCGTGGGGGAAGTGCGAGGGCGTCGACGCGCCCAAGGACTTCCAGTGCGGCAAGGTCACGGTCCCGCTCGACTACACCGACCCCGCGGCCGGGACGCTCGACCTGGCGCTGGCCCGCTACCGGGCCACCGGCGACTCCCGGGGTTCGGTACTGCTCAACTTCGGCGGCCCCGGCGGCGCGGGGGTGGACCAACTGGCCTACGGCGGCAAGGACTTCATGA
Encoded proteins:
- a CDS encoding chaplin gives rise to the protein MRRVTRNGVIAVAAASGAMAVTMPAHADSGADGAAAGSPGVISGNTVQLPVHVPVNVCGNTVNVVGLLNPAAGNTCANESAGEERGAPAGASAEGGGKDSPGVLSGNGVQLPVDVPVNVSGNSVNVVGIGNPAVGNESVNAPEERPVRPGRPGKPAPRPPRAEPDPKPTAPVPHTPGPSLAHTGADHTLPAVAGGAALIVGGAALYRRFRPRATR